The following proteins are encoded in a genomic region of Thiomonas sp. X19:
- a CDS encoding flagellar hook assembly protein FlgD, which yields MSIPSIGSNTFLSSLQTSSSSGTSGSGTSGVSGLSNVNTFYNLLVTQLTNQDPLNPMSNSDLSAQLAQFSTASGVQSIQQSMAALTAQLAQSQGLQAANLVGQNVVFDNNSVSLGASGGTAGGFTLANAAQNVQVQIQNSAGQVIQTLQLGALPTGVQTFNWNGTDSSGKPAPAGNYSFNVQATDSGGQSVAAIPFGTGKVQSVYLNASSGPALQIQGQSGTIPLASIQGVM from the coding sequence ATGAGCATCCCTTCCATCGGCAGCAACACCTTTCTCTCATCGCTGCAGACGAGCAGCAGCAGCGGCACCTCCGGCAGCGGCACCAGCGGCGTGAGTGGACTGAGCAACGTCAATACCTTCTACAACCTGCTGGTCACGCAATTGACCAACCAGGACCCACTCAACCCGATGAGCAATTCAGACTTGTCGGCGCAATTGGCGCAGTTCAGCACCGCCAGCGGGGTGCAGTCCATCCAGCAATCCATGGCAGCGCTGACCGCGCAACTGGCGCAGTCGCAAGGTCTTCAAGCCGCCAATCTGGTCGGGCAAAACGTGGTGTTCGACAACAACTCGGTCAGTCTGGGAGCAAGTGGCGGCACCGCCGGGGGCTTCACCCTGGCCAACGCCGCGCAGAATGTGCAGGTTCAGATTCAGAACAGCGCGGGACAAGTCATCCAGACTTTGCAGCTCGGAGCCTTGCCTACCGGCGTGCAAACGTTCAACTGGAATGGAACCGATTCCAGCGGCAAACCCGCTCCAGCCGGCAATTACAGCTTCAACGTTCAGGCGACGGACTCTGGCGGCCAGAGCGTGGCCGCGATTCCCTTCGGGACAGGCAAGGTGCAGTCGGTGTACCTGAACGCCAGCAGTGGCCCCGCCCTGCAAATTCAAGGTCAGAGCGGCACGATTCCACTTGCGAGCATTCAAGGCGTGATGTAA
- the flgE gene encoding flagellar hook protein FlgE, with amino-acid sequence MSTFQTALSGLQAASTDLQVMGNNISNANTVGFKESNAQFADAYASAIAGTAPAAGQIGIGTTVQTVAQQFSQGNIQTTSNPLDVAINGTGFFQFNYNGATVYGRNGQFQIDQNGHIVDAAGGKLIGTPAVSGALTGGAGPLRVTATILAPQATSGLSIGLNLDAGATPIASGTAFNINDPTSYNYSTSTTVYDSLGASHLLTSYYQLTSGATPTWNVYYSANGTTASGGTTSGSFGTLPFTSAGAVSGTVSGTIAGLNWADGASSSTIAINFAGSTNYSAPSAVSSITDNGYGVGQLSNLSINPGGVVYGVYSNGQSSILGQITLTNFAAPQNLQRVGNNYYAATYQSGQPLTGQPSSNGLGTLQASAVEQSNVNLSTQLVDLIVAQQAYQANAQTIKTQNQVVQTLLAL; translated from the coding sequence ATGAGCACTTTTCAAACGGCACTCTCTGGCCTGCAAGCCGCCTCCACCGACCTGCAGGTGATGGGCAACAATATTTCCAACGCCAACACCGTGGGCTTCAAGGAGTCGAACGCTCAGTTCGCCGACGCCTACGCCTCGGCGATTGCAGGGACCGCACCAGCTGCTGGGCAGATCGGTATTGGCACGACCGTGCAGACCGTGGCCCAACAATTCTCGCAGGGCAATATCCAGACCACCAGCAACCCGCTGGACGTCGCCATCAATGGCACGGGTTTTTTCCAGTTCAACTACAACGGCGCAACCGTCTATGGCCGCAACGGCCAGTTCCAGATCGATCAAAACGGCCATATCGTGGATGCTGCGGGCGGCAAGCTCATCGGCACCCCTGCCGTGAGCGGCGCGCTGACCGGGGGTGCCGGCCCGTTGCGCGTCACGGCAACAATCCTGGCGCCGCAAGCGACATCAGGCTTGAGCATCGGCCTCAATCTGGACGCCGGAGCCACGCCGATTGCCAGCGGCACGGCATTCAACATCAACGACCCCACCAGCTACAACTACTCGACGAGTACGACGGTTTATGACAGCCTGGGGGCATCGCATTTACTGACGAGCTACTACCAGCTCACCTCCGGTGCGACGCCAACCTGGAACGTCTACTACTCGGCCAACGGCACAACGGCCTCGGGAGGCACCACCTCAGGATCGTTCGGAACCTTGCCGTTCACGTCCGCCGGAGCAGTCAGCGGCACGGTCAGCGGCACCATTGCCGGGCTGAACTGGGCCGATGGCGCTTCGAGCAGCACGATTGCCATCAATTTCGCCGGCTCGACCAATTACAGCGCGCCGTCGGCGGTGAGCAGCATCACCGATAACGGCTATGGCGTCGGCCAGCTCAGCAATCTGTCCATCAACCCCGGCGGGGTGGTCTATGGCGTCTACAGCAACGGCCAGTCGTCCATCCTGGGCCAGATCACGCTGACCAACTTCGCGGCACCGCAGAATCTGCAGCGCGTGGGCAACAATTACTACGCTGCGACCTACCAGTCTGGCCAACCGCTCACCGGGCAACCCAGTTCCAACGGATTGGGCACGCTCCAGGCCAGCGCAGTGGAACAGTCCAACGTCAACTTGTCGACACAATTGGTCGATCTGATCGTCGCTCAACAGGCCTACCAAGCCAATGCCCAGACCATCAAGACACAGAATCAGGTGGTCCAGACCTTGCTTGCTTTGTAA
- the flgF gene encoding flagellar basal-body rod protein FlgF, producing the protein MDTLWIAANGARAILQRQDVVTNNLANVNTTGYRAAEAQFRALPVYGEPLPSNAYVTTQGNRADFQQGPVNHTGRNLDVAIKGPGWIAVQAQNGDAAYTRNGDLQVSSSGILSTSDGHPVLGQGGAPISLPPLQSVQIGADGTISGVPVGGQPNALVVVNRIQLVNPPATQMQRGADGLFRDAKGPAQQDGSMQLDVGALEGSNVNPVQALIQILDNSRAFEIQTKLMQTVDQNQQAATQLLNVS; encoded by the coding sequence ATGGATACCCTTTGGATTGCCGCCAACGGCGCTCGCGCCATCCTGCAGCGGCAGGACGTGGTCACCAACAATCTGGCCAATGTCAACACCACCGGCTACCGCGCAGCGGAGGCCCAGTTTCGCGCCTTGCCCGTGTATGGCGAACCACTGCCGAGCAATGCCTACGTGACCACGCAAGGCAATCGTGCTGACTTCCAGCAAGGTCCGGTCAATCACACCGGGCGCAATCTCGATGTCGCGATCAAGGGGCCCGGTTGGATTGCGGTGCAGGCCCAAAACGGCGATGCCGCCTACACCCGCAACGGCGATCTGCAGGTATCCAGCAGCGGCATCCTGAGCACGAGCGACGGTCACCCGGTTCTCGGCCAGGGAGGCGCACCGATTTCACTGCCGCCGCTGCAATCGGTGCAGATCGGCGCCGACGGCACCATCTCCGGCGTACCTGTCGGTGGCCAGCCCAACGCCTTGGTTGTGGTCAACCGCATCCAACTCGTCAATCCGCCTGCCACGCAAATGCAGCGTGGGGCCGACGGCCTGTTCCGCGACGCCAAGGGCCCTGCCCAGCAGGACGGTTCAATGCAACTGGACGTGGGTGCGCTTGAAGGCAGCAACGTCAATCCGGTACAGGCCCTGATCCAGATTCTCGACAACTCCCGCGCCTTCGAAATCCAAACCAAATTGATGCAGACGGTGGACCAGAACCAGCAGGCCGCAACGCAGTTGCTGAATGTGAGCTGA
- the flgG gene encoding flagellar basal-body rod protein FlgG codes for MIRSLYIAATGLQAQQTSMDVISNNLANVNTTGFKSARTVFQDLLYQNLTQPGAQSSQTTQYPSGLQLGTGVTPIATERLMTEGNLTQTGNSLDVAINGQGFFQVLQPNGTIAYTRDGTFQLSNQGQLVTSNGYLIQPTVTIPASAQSITIGNDGTVSVTLPGQAAPQQVGTLQLASFVNPTGLQSIGTNLYLQTGSSGSPNTGQPTLNGLGSVQQGYLESSNVNVVSALVDMISTQRAYEINSKAVQASDQMLQYAEQNI; via the coding sequence ATGATCCGCTCCCTCTATATCGCCGCCACCGGTCTGCAAGCCCAGCAGACGAGCATGGATGTGATTTCCAACAATCTGGCCAACGTCAACACCACGGGCTTCAAGAGTGCGCGGACCGTGTTTCAGGACCTGCTCTATCAAAACCTGACGCAGCCCGGGGCGCAGTCATCGCAGACCACGCAATACCCTTCGGGCCTGCAACTCGGCACCGGCGTGACCCCGATCGCCACCGAACGGCTGATGACCGAGGGCAATCTGACGCAAACCGGCAACTCGCTCGACGTGGCGATCAACGGTCAGGGGTTCTTTCAGGTGCTGCAGCCTAATGGCACCATTGCCTACACCCGGGACGGGACCTTCCAACTCAGCAACCAGGGGCAGCTCGTCACGTCCAACGGTTACCTGATACAGCCCACCGTCACCATTCCTGCAAGTGCACAGAGCATCACCATTGGCAACGATGGCACGGTGTCAGTCACCTTGCCTGGGCAAGCGGCGCCGCAGCAGGTCGGCACCTTGCAGCTCGCCAGCTTTGTCAACCCCACTGGGCTGCAAAGCATAGGCACCAACCTCTATCTGCAAACAGGCTCCTCCGGCAGCCCCAATACCGGTCAGCCCACACTCAATGGCCTGGGTTCGGTGCAACAGGGTTATCTCGAATCGTCGAACGTGAACGTGGTCTCTGCACTGGTGGACATGATCTCCACGCAGCGTGCTTACGAGATCAACAGCAAAGCAGTGCAGGCCTCTGACCAGATGCTGCAGTACGCCGAGCAGAACATCTGA
- a CDS encoding flagellar basal body L-ring protein FlgH has protein sequence MRTHVGTVVVSLLALLLGACADMPGRMANEQLKPLPVPAMPEAMNAHAANGSIWQPGTNVTLFEDTRAHRVGDLITVLIQENANATKSTNTTINKSDSVSAGLTSFFGVVPTIGAYSPSIGATSAQKFGGNGATAQSNTFTTTLQATVVQVMSNGNLEISGQKEVMLNGGHEFVRVVGVVRAADVSPQNTVSSTQIANARVEYSGNGSVYAAAKVPWLTSFFLSLWPF, from the coding sequence ATGCGCACCCATGTCGGCACTGTTGTCGTATCGTTGCTGGCGCTGCTGCTCGGCGCTTGCGCCGACATGCCCGGCCGCATGGCCAACGAACAGCTCAAGCCCCTGCCCGTTCCGGCGATGCCCGAGGCCATGAACGCGCACGCCGCCAATGGCTCGATCTGGCAACCCGGAACGAACGTGACTTTGTTCGAGGACACGCGCGCGCACCGCGTGGGCGATCTGATCACGGTGTTGATCCAGGAAAATGCCAACGCCACCAAGTCCACCAACACCACCATCAACAAGTCCGACAGCGTGAGTGCCGGTCTCACCAGCTTTTTCGGCGTCGTTCCAACCATCGGTGCTTACAGCCCCAGCATTGGCGCCACCTCGGCACAGAAGTTCGGCGGTAACGGCGCCACCGCGCAAAGCAACACCTTCACCACCACCTTGCAAGCCACTGTGGTTCAGGTGATGAGCAACGGCAACCTGGAAATTTCCGGCCAGAAGGAAGTGATGCTCAACGGCGGACACGAATTCGTTCGCGTGGTCGGCGTCGTGCGCGCGGCCGACGTCTCGCCGCAAAACACCGTTTCCAGCACACAGATTGCCAATGCTCGCGTCGAATACAGCGGCAACGGCAGCGTCTACGCCGCGGCCAAGGTGCCCTGGTTGACCAGTTTCTTCCTCTCGCTATGGCCGTTCTGA
- a CDS encoding flagellar basal body P-ring protein FlgI, which produces MQILSAPSRSRSGLLNRLLFALTLLAASTTAQAMAIRDLTSVQGVRVNQLVGYGLVVGLSGTGDQATQVPFTTQSLLNMFQRLGINLPPSVASNLQPKDVAAVIVTAQLPPFSQPGQTINVTVSAVGNASSLAGGTLLMTPLKGADSQTYAVAQGNVVVSGFGASSGGNSTQVNFLTAGTVANGATVERAVANHFDQPGPLTLALNTPSFGTASRIADRINQQYGANTAVALNAGMVQVSAPANPGARTGFLGSLEALDVSPETPPAKVVIDARSGTVVLGQNVTLGSCAVAHGNLSVTINTQYEVSQPNPLGAGQTAVVPTTNVKAKVDKANLLMFNPGVTLEAVVRALNAVGATPNDLIAILQAMKAAGALHAQLDVI; this is translated from the coding sequence ATGCAAATCCTAAGCGCACCGTCTCGCTCGCGTTCCGGCCTTCTGAACCGGCTGCTGTTCGCCCTGACCCTGCTTGCTGCCAGCACGACGGCCCAGGCCATGGCGATTCGCGACCTCACCAGCGTGCAAGGCGTGCGGGTCAATCAGCTGGTGGGCTACGGGCTGGTGGTGGGCCTGTCGGGTACCGGCGATCAGGCGACCCAGGTCCCTTTCACGACCCAGTCGCTGCTCAACATGTTCCAGCGTCTGGGCATCAATCTGCCGCCGAGCGTGGCGTCGAACCTGCAGCCCAAAGACGTGGCCGCGGTGATCGTGACCGCCCAGCTTCCGCCCTTCTCTCAACCTGGACAGACCATCAACGTCACGGTCTCGGCCGTTGGCAATGCATCCAGCCTCGCCGGAGGCACCTTGCTGATGACTCCGCTCAAGGGCGCCGACAGCCAGACTTACGCGGTGGCGCAGGGCAATGTGGTGGTCAGCGGTTTTGGCGCCTCATCGGGGGGCAACAGCACACAAGTCAACTTTCTCACTGCCGGCACGGTGGCCAACGGCGCCACCGTGGAACGCGCGGTCGCCAATCATTTCGACCAGCCCGGGCCGCTCACCCTGGCGCTCAATACCCCGAGCTTCGGCACGGCAAGCCGCATTGCCGACCGCATCAACCAGCAATATGGCGCTAATACGGCCGTGGCCTTGAATGCGGGCATGGTGCAAGTCAGCGCACCCGCCAATCCGGGTGCGCGTACCGGTTTTCTAGGCAGTCTGGAAGCGCTCGACGTTTCCCCGGAAACCCCGCCAGCCAAGGTGGTGATCGACGCTCGCAGTGGAACCGTGGTGCTGGGGCAGAACGTGACGCTGGGGTCCTGCGCGGTGGCGCACGGCAATTTGTCGGTGACGATCAACACCCAATATGAGGTGAGTCAGCCCAACCCGCTTGGTGCCGGGCAGACCGCCGTGGTACCGACGACCAACGTGAAAGCGAAGGTGGACAAGGCCAACTTGCTGATGTTCAACCCTGGCGTGACGCTGGAGGCTGTCGTGCGTGCCCTCAATGCCGTGGGCGCCACGCCGAATGACCTGATCGCCATCCTGCAGGCGATGAAGGCCGCGGGAGCCCTGCATGCGCAACTCGACGTGATCTGA
- the flgJ gene encoding flagellar assembly peptidoglycan hydrolase FlgJ: MQTPILPLAPLPPTIPAAANSLSFQGLNQLSAAAKADPHNPQAIKAVAQQFEALLMQQMLTVMNATSLGPDLLGDTSGPMFKSLFTQQLATTISQGQGIGLASFLAKELATRYGTAHPVHPGKASGPTSGTNMPGALPQAAESTPRPHATTASATATTPSRGTVRPGSAVAITHAPGNGTQTSEGNTAPPTLLDKAQAFIQSILPSVQSAATALKVSPIAILAQAALETGWGSHAPGNNLFGIKAGASWQGGTLTSITSEVSDGVSHLGEAAFRAYQSASDSVQNYAQMLLGSSRFQNVRGQGGDIAGFAAALQRSGYATDPHYASKLLAVAQSPTMRGALAALGLQDGSSLAAR; encoded by the coding sequence ATGCAAACCCCTATCCTGCCCCTGGCCCCTCTGCCGCCAACGATTCCAGCGGCCGCCAACAGCCTCTCGTTCCAGGGGCTGAACCAGCTTTCAGCCGCAGCCAAGGCCGACCCGCACAACCCGCAGGCGATCAAGGCCGTGGCGCAGCAGTTCGAGGCGCTGCTGATGCAGCAGATGCTCACCGTGATGAACGCCACCAGCCTTGGTCCCGATCTGCTCGGTGACACTTCCGGGCCGATGTTCAAGTCACTCTTCACGCAGCAGCTCGCCACCACCATCAGCCAGGGGCAAGGCATTGGTCTGGCCAGCTTTCTGGCCAAGGAACTGGCCACGCGCTACGGCACTGCACACCCAGTCCACCCGGGCAAGGCGAGCGGCCCGACATCCGGCACGAACATGCCCGGCGCTCTGCCGCAGGCCGCCGAGTCGACGCCACGGCCCCACGCCACCACCGCATCCGCAACCGCCACGACGCCGTCGCGCGGCACAGTCCGTCCAGGCAGCGCCGTTGCGATCACGCACGCGCCAGGCAATGGGACGCAAACATCCGAGGGCAACACAGCCCCGCCCACGCTACTGGACAAGGCGCAGGCTTTCATCCAGTCCATCCTGCCCAGCGTGCAGTCGGCGGCCACGGCGCTGAAGGTCAGCCCGATTGCAATTCTGGCCCAGGCAGCTCTGGAAACGGGTTGGGGCAGCCACGCTCCGGGCAATAACCTGTTCGGTATCAAGGCGGGTGCCAGTTGGCAAGGCGGGACATTGACATCGATCACCAGCGAAGTGAGCGATGGAGTCTCGCACCTGGGCGAAGCCGCCTTCCGCGCCTATCAGAGCGCCTCCGACAGCGTGCAGAACTACGCGCAGATGCTGCTCGGCTCTTCACGCTTTCAGAACGTGCGCGGCCAAGGCGGCGATATTGCCGGCTTTGCCGCAGCCTTGCAGCGCAGCGGCTACGCCACCGACCCGCATTACGCCAGCAAACTGCTGGCCGTGGCGCAAAGCCCGACCATGCGCGGGGCGCTCGCGGCGCTTGGCCTGCAGGACGGCTCAAGTTTGGCCGCACGGTGA